One window from the genome of Diospyros lotus cultivar Yz01 chromosome 11, ASM1463336v1, whole genome shotgun sequence encodes:
- the LOC127812819 gene encoding uncharacterized protein LOC127812819 produces MRKTTFKTKEGFYGWLVMPFGLTNAPSMFMRVMNQVGRGASYAFARRIGCPVGKQIVCQPEGIQVDDAKIRTIRDWPIPKTVIEVRSFHGLATFYRRFIKNFSSIAAPITECLKKGKFNWGEAAEASFALLKKKLCNAPILALPDFNKLFEVDCDASDVGIEAVLPQERHPVAFFSEKLSEARYKWSTYDKEFYSIVHALKTWEHYLVGREFVLFSDCDALKHLNCQTRISKDMHARWIQFLQKFPFKLRNKAGLKEVYREDEDFQAIWEKCSTNQPCGDFHIQDGYLIRGNQLCVPRTSLREKVIRDLHGGGLAGHLGRDKTLVAVEKRFSKMAHFIPCKKTSDATGIAKLFFKEVVRLHGVPKTITSDRDNKFLSHFWKTLWQLFDSSLNYSTTAHPQTDDQTEATNTTLGNLVPRHAVDLIKLPTTSGVRNVAAKQMAEQWQSVAAEVRSKIEQSNAKYKVAAYKHRRKQVFTVGDQVMVFLCKERFLVGEYNKLQPKKYGSYQILKKVNDNAYVVALPDNIGISKTFNVADLYPYYDSDEPLYPETSTNSRSSFS; encoded by the exons ATGCGGAAGACAACTTTCAAAACGAAAGAAGGGTTTTATGGGTGGCTAGTAATGCCCTTCGGGCTGACTAATGCTCCTAGCATGTTCATGCGAGTTATGAACCAG GTCGGAAGAGGAGCATCTTATGCATTTGCGCGAAGAATTGGTTGCCCTGTAGGTAAACAAATTGTATGCCAACCTGAAGGGATCCAAGTTGATGATGCAAAAATAAGGACGATTAGGGACTGGCCAATCCCAAAGACAGTGATTGAAGTGAGAAGTTTCCACGGATTGGCAACCTTCTACAGGCgtttcattaaaaatttcaGCAGTATTGCAGCCCCAATCACAGAGTGCTTGAAGAAGGGGAAGTTCAATTGGGGGGAAGCAGCTGAAGCCAGTTTTGCATTGCTAAAGAAGAAGCTTTGCAATGCCCCAATTTTAGCACTGCCGGATTTCAACAAGCTATTCGAGGTTGATTGTGATGCAAGTGATGTGGGGATCGAAGCCGTCTTGCCTCAAGAAAGGCATCCAGTAGCTTTCTTTAGTGAAAAATTAAGTGAAGCAAGATATAAATGGAGTACCTACGATAAAGAGTTTTATTCTATTGTTCATGCTCTTAAGACATGGGAGCATTACCTGGTTGGGCGAGAATTTGTGTTGTTCTCAGATTGTGACGCCTTGAAGCATCTAAATTGCCAAACCCGAATCAGCAAAGATATGCATGCTAGGTGGATACAATTTCTACAGAAATTCCCTTTCAAGTTACGAAATAAAGCAGGG CTGAAAGAGGTGTATAGGGAGGATGAAGACTTTCAGGCCATTTGGGAAAAATGCTCTACGAACCAGCCATGCGGAGATTTTCATATTCAGGATGGCTATTTAATACGAGGAAATCAGCTTTGTGTCCCTAGAACATCCTTGAGGGAAAAGGTCATTCGTGATCTGCATGGTGGTGGACTTGCTGGACATTTAGGCAGAGATAAGACACTTGTTGCAGTAGAGAAGAG ATTCTCAAAAATGGCGCATTTCATTCCTTGCAAGAAGACTTCAGATGCTACGGGGATAGCTAAATTGTTTTTCAAGGAAGTCGTTAGGCTACATGGAGTGCCGAAGACTATTACTTCAGATCGAGATAACAAATTTCTGAGCCATTTTTGGAAGACTTTATGGCAACTATTTGATTCTTCTTTGAATTATAGTACCACGGCCCATCCCCAAACAGACGACCAAACCGAAGCAACCAATACGACATTGGGCAACTTG GTTCCTAGGCATGCTGTTGATTTGATCAAATTACCTACAACTTCTGGAGTGAGGAATGTAGCAGCTAAACAAATGGCAGAGCAGTGGCAGTCAGTTGCAGCAGAGGTGAGGAGCAAAATTGAGCAGTCTAATGCTAAATACAAGGTAGCAGCATATAAGCATCGCAGGAAGCAAGTTTTCACTGTTGGAGACCAAGTGATGGTGTTCTTATGCAAAGAAAGGTTTCTAGTGGGTGAATACAACAAGTTGCAGCCTAAGAAGTATGGGTCATACCAGATTCTTAAGAAGgtaaatgataatgcttatgtggTAGCTTTGCCAGACAATATAGGGATATCCAAGACCTTTAATGTGGCAGACCTTTACCCTTATTATGATTCTGACGAGCCCTTGTATCCTGAGACTTCAACAAACTCGAGGTCAAGTTTTTCTTAG